TATGTACGCTATTTAAAGGTTCAATTTCACAATAATGAAAGAAACAGCATACAAGCTAAGAGAGGACGGAAACTGTAGACAACATTGCCAAAATCAATCTTAAGTCCAACACAAAATTATAGtgtaaattaaaataaaataaacgtaATTAACATTAGATATACATTGTcaatttgaaaaaattattaaaactgatAAAAGTAATAAAGTTTGGAGTATAAAAATAGAAAGATATTTTGAGAAAAGAAcattaaaagtaaataaaattaaaaaaaaatgtttaataaataaataatactgATGGTATAAACTCTGTATGAGATGAGATTGAAAACAGCAGCGATAGAAGATTAAAAATGGCTCTCCGAACCCTAGTTACCAAAAAGAGCGTACGGTCAGGTTTTGGGCAGATACGGGGATTACAGACGACGGCGTTTGCTCTGCCGGACCTGGATTACGACTATGGTGCCCTAGAGCCAGCTATTAGTGGTGAGATAATGAAACTGCATCACCAGAAGCATCACCAGACTTATGTTACCAATTACAACAAAGCTCTCGAACAGCTCGATGCTGCTGTCTCCAAATCTGATTCTACTAGTATTGCTAAACTCCATACCGCCCTCAAATTTAACGGTGGAGGTTaatctccctccctctctctctctctccctatCCTTACATCAATTGAATTAAATTAATTCGTTTGCACTATCATCGATATAGCACACTGCTATTTGATGCACTCAATAGTCTGTTCTACATAATTGATTTAAGATTCATAAGTGCTTGCTTGATTTTTTTGGAAGGGATGAAATGAAGTTTTATAACAAAAAATATTTACTCCCCAAATAATCCACATTTCATTCCAGTATCTCCCATTTATATTCCTTCCTAAACGGAAAATGATGTTGTCTACATTTTTTGTCGTATATTTAACATTTTTGTTTCCTTGACACGAACAAAAAAATTTGTATACTAATATTTTTAGGGAGAACATCCCATGCCACAGGGGTATTGTGCCACAAGAATGATTCATTTAAACCAAAGATTTTTTTAGCAATTATCCATTAGACCATCAATTTTGTATGAATTGGAATGTTGGGTATAAGAAATGAGGCACAAGAGAGAAAGTTAGAAGTGGAAGAAATGAGGATGTTACGGTGGATCTATGATAGCTCAATGTTAGACATGATACTGAATGAGGTTTTTCAGGAAGAGGCTGGGGTTGTGATTATTTTGGAAGTGGAAGAAATTTCGCGAGGATATGACCTTAGATAGGAGTTGGTGGCGCCCGAGTAGCAGCCTTTTCTGGTGGTCGGCATGACACTTTAGTAAGCACTATCATTGTTAGGAACTTATGTAGGAGGTATAATGTTTTTATGCTGGTGTAATTACAGGGATAAAATATTTAATGATATTGTTTAGGTTATTAGAGTATGATGTTTAAACTTTTTTTTAGGGAGACTTGTAATTTTGGCGCCCGAGAAATGTTTGCTTCTCCTGGGAATCAAACCCTCAACCTAAATCTCTGCAACCACTTTAGGATCTACTTCACAACCACTTGGCCACTCCTTGGGGGTTCATAGTTCTATTCTTTTTCAAACTGTAGCTCGGTGGTTTTAGGAGGTCTATTGCCTCGGTGCGCCCTCACTGTTAATAACACTGCTTAGTCACCTTGTAATTGAAAAATTGATGAGTTGTATCAAGTGCTCCACTAGATAAAGGCCAACTAAAACAGCTTTTTGAGAACATCAATGCAGATATATGATATGCTGTATCCAAATTTGTTCTACCCATTGTTACATAAGACGGGGTTCAGTGCGTTTGTGGTAGAAAACAGGTACGTGGAAGGTTGCCTCGAGTGTTCCACGTGCGATTGAACACAAGGGTACGAGGGAACGCTTGGGTATGCCgtgttttatttaattataaattttatgtTATAGTATCAATATTATCCTTTTATAATCTTGAATAATTTGAAAAATATAGATTAAACGATTTTTCCAATATTATATAATAAATGTAATGTAATTTCAGTCTAATTTTATACTGCTCTCGGAAAAGTATTTTGGGGGAAATTTTGTATAAGTAAAATTTATTAATGTCATTGTTTTGATGATAAAATCGGACTTAAAAATGTTAATGATGAAATTGTTTTCATTAATAAAAGATTAATTAATTAacttcaaaaaaaataattaataaaaggaTTGTTGTATAATTGTGAATAATATAAAGTGTGAATACAATTTGACTTGCTTCGTCTGAAGTTTGAAAGTATTGTGATAGTAACTGGTCTACTAGTCGGGCACAGTCATGTATGATAGACGGATAGTTCCGCAACTAAACTTATAAAGTTTAAAACATCAGCTGAAAAGAATGATAAGTTTATAACTTCAAAAATCAACTGAACACAGAGCCAATAAGTAGAAACATGCAAATATACATACAAATtcttatatatacatacataatcTATATGTATAGTTATAAAACATCAACTGAAAATtcgtatatacatacatacataatCTGTATGTATAATAAGCTGCTGGGTCGCGTTGTTTTTTTGTTATATAAGAAATTAAGGTTGAAACATTGGGCCAAAAGGATTTGGGCCAGGTTTGGGTCATTAAAATGTAATTAAGATAAACCAGTCGGAGGCCCATAACGACTAGTCGACCCGACTAGTCGACCCGACTAGTCGCCTGAAATATGCATTTTTCTCAAGTCGACATGTTCAGTCGACTGCCAGACTGCTCAACTAGTCGAGCGCCGTGACAACTATGGGCACAATTATTTAAATAAGAATGAAAGAAAATGTTTAGATACATTAACTAAACAACACATCTCTTCTTATTTTATTGGATATGGCGCATCTCCATCTATGTGGACATGTCTATTCTCGACACCTTTCTAATCGCTCTTCTTCTTCTTTACTTCTGCAAACAACCCCATTAAACTCTCCTACAAAAGTACAGAGATAAAGATCAGTTCTTTTCATTGATCTGAAAGAAGTCAGGAACCACATGTGTTCTTATGTGTCATCACTGCCAGCGTTTCGGGTCACGACCCCCGTCATTTCCAGTCATGATTGTTCTGGGTCGTCTGGATCGGGGACGAACAAATGGGGTCCACCGTTCAGGGCCATGTTTCCCGTCCCTTGTATCATCGTTCTACCTATTTCCAGTATCTACATGGGTTTTATGTTTGAGCTCAAGAGATTCTCTTTTAAATAGCAACATTTTCCTTTTTTGTATGCTGTTCATAGCAGCATGGATTCTGAACAGACCTCCAGGGGCTGAGTACTGACAAATCACAACTACTGCATTCTGCTAAAAAAGTGGTGATTAACATACCCTTAAACTAGTTATTATACAAGGCGTTTTTGGAATGGAGGAGCTTGTATTTTATACCAACGTAATATCAAGGCATTGGCATATTTCCAAGTGCCAACTTAGAAGTTCAAATTTAGGATACTATCATAGTTTCTGGACATGGACATTGTTTAGAATATAAAATGAAATTAAGAAGAATAATGGTTCACTTGAATTTACGTAAGTCGGACTATGTTCGGCTTGCTTAGTTAATTTTTTTCGCTTTCATACAGTTTCATTCAAAAGTTACCATACCCCTAACCTTAGGATACAAGAACGAAGGAATTCATTATTGTTTTTGTTGAATTTTATGACTTTTGGTACTGTGTTTTAGTTGAACACTAAAGCTGCAGTGTTTTTGTAGAATAGTTTGTCATCTCAGATTAGTTTTTGTAGCTATCTTTTAGGAAGATATCTTCTGCTATTTTGTAGGTAGATTTGCTTAGCAGATAGCTTTTTTTGCAGTATAAGTTACTGCACATAGTTCTGAATAAAATCGCTTCTCCACGTTTCATATTTACTTCTGTTATATCACAAATATAACTGAACAGTTTTATCTTTAAATTTGACATACTGACAAGAATTATTCACTCCCAAGCAGGTCATATCAATCATTCGATTTTCTGGAAAAATCTTGCTCCAGCCACAGTAAGTTTTCATGCTGTAAATGATGCTTCATATAAAATCCTAGTACATAAAAAATTTACTTTGCAGGAAGGAGGTGGTGAGCCTCCTAAGGGGTCCTTTGGAGGTGCGATAGACTCTCAGTTTGGTACATTGGAGGCATTAGTTCAGAAGATGAATGCCGAAGGTGCTGCTTTACAGGGTTCTGGATGGGTGGTATGCTCAATAAGCCATTACTTGTTACAAGGACCATTTGGTGAAAGTCTAACACAATGTTTACCTGTCGCTTTTTCTTGTGTGCATGACAGTGGCTTGGTTTGGACAAAGAACTGAAAAGGCTGGTAGTAGAGACCACTGCAAATCAGGTATTGTATGCAATAGCAAAGTCCAATccaatttaaataaaaataagcaGTATGGGCTTTTTAACATTAGGAGCTTATCTTTTGTAGTTCAGCCCAAGTGAAAGCAGGACTACAGGAGTAAAAGCTAAATGAAAGTGTCTCTCGTGTTCAAAAAATATAAAACCATTTCTTGTAGAAGTGATATGTGTTGACGACGGTTAGATAGATATGGAAATCTAATTATCTTCATGAAAATCTGTCAACTGTCAAGTAACAAACCGACTAGGAATTTGTAAATGAGAATTGAAGTGTAAATAAGCTATATGCAGGTGAAATTATGTAGTTAAAGGGGAAAAATTTATTTTGAAGATGAAAATCAGGATTTCAATTATTTGCTCCTTGCTTACTCAATATTTGTTTTACTGTAACCCGACCTTGCTTTAATGCAGACTATTTTTGTTATTATTGCCTGCCACTGTCACAATCTGACCCAAATAACTGTAAGTATGATGGACTTTATTTCAATAGTCTACTCGTTAGCTGATGTCCTTGCAAATTTACTTAGTAAAACATGTCCATCATATCTTTAACTAGCAGTATAGCTCATGATGTTATGCACTAGTATCTTAGTTCAAAATATGCACTGGTGTTGTGCTGCATACTAGAGAAAAATTAAAACTAATAATGTAAATTGCAAGTGATAGATATTATAGTTAGGAACACTAAGGTGCGAAGGCCTCGTGGAGCCTAGCAAGTTAGGGCGTGCCGCACGTGACTCATCAAAGTGAGGCTCACTATGCACCCTTAATTGAAAGTGGGAGTTTCTGATATGTTATTTATTTTGCTTAAGTTTCGCCAACGTTATTGGTAAATTGTGATATTAATGCAGGACCCGCTGGTTAGTAATGGAGCTAATTTGGTTCCCCTTCTTGGTATTGATGTATGGGAACATGCCTACTACTTGCAGGTATTGGATCTTCAGAAGTTCTCTATTATTGTCCCAGTTTATGTGTATTGGCAGCCTTCTGGCCAGTATTCATATCATTGCTTTTATGCGGTATCTACACAAGTATATATTATAAAATTGTATTTTGTGCAATAGTTGTATTGTAACGTAAGGATATATTCTCTGAGTCATGTATCAGAGGTTAAATAAACTTTCTTAAGAAATTTGAAGCTAAATATTTCAAAAGTTTATATTAATCCTACAAATTAAACATCATGTGATGCTGGTTTGAGCAGTATAAACCTTGAGAACCTAGGAAGCAGGGGTGCGCCACCCCCCGGCGAACTGCGCACGAAGTGCGTATGGGGAGTGGGTGCGTTTGGTGGTGCGGGTGGATTCGTACAGGGTGCGCCACGCGGCGTGTCCCCGTATTTGACAGATGGGTTTCGCCGGGGTGTGGGTAAGGGGGTACTGGAAGGGCATAAGTAGTAATATTTGTTGTTTGactttttaattaaataaaccaCGACTTGGAAGAGAGGAGTGGGGAGGCGACCAGTTTCTTTCCTTCATCACCACTGCCGTTCGCTGTCACAACTCTGGTGGCATCACAACTTCATCTACTGTAAAACCTTTATAAATTATACTGCTCTCAAATACTTTTCTTGGGCTTCTTGACCCGCTGCCCTGCATTAAATCTCCCTGCTGAAAGAACTTGACTTCATCAAGTTGATAAAATCACACGGAGTACGATAGATCACCAAAGACTGTTGCATAACCGCCATATGGGAACAATCACAGGCAAGAGTATAGCAACAACCATTCTTGACAACTGTATATGTGTTGCCACGTGCAACATGATGAGTATCTTGATCAACAAGCCATGATGCCCAAAATAACACCACAAAGCTTCAGCGACAGAACATCACAAAAAACCGTATCATTAAACTTCCGAGCTGAAAATTTAGCCAAGCACCTTCTAGAAACCTGAATTTATATATCATAAGGATTTGGATGAAGTCTGTCATTAAGCCTAACCTTTTAACAGCATCGGCGACCATAACGTTTGTGCAACTACAAGTACCAATGTTGAGAAAACACAACTTAGAGCATTTCCAATAGAAGCACCCTCTAGGGGTGCCAAAACTTGACAACTCACTAAAAATAATAGTTTTTTATTTTATCTTCCTTCCATGTCAAATTTAGCAACTTTTATCTCCAATAGTTAGCACCTCTTCAAGTTGCCTAAATTGTCCCCACATTTgataaataaatgaataagaTAGAACAAAAGAGGAAAGTGTAATATTTACAAATCTAGTACAAAAATGTATTTTAGCTATTTAGAGGGGGTGCCAAAAGTTGGCAACTTCTCTTGGGACCCTTTGAGCACTCTTGCCTCTCCAATAGGAAGAAGGCACCCAAAGGTGCTTGCCACATAGATGTTGGCACCCTTGCAAGCACCCcctattggagatgctcttacaAGCACAGTGACTCTAGTGCTTTCACACGATCATCTGTAGCTTGTATAATCCCAAGATTAGACCTTTGCTAATTGTTCCTCCGCTTCGATTTCTTCTTTAGTCATCTCGCTAGATAAATCATCAAGATCTTGTTTTCCACCAAATTGACACTTTTCGAAGGTAGGTTTTGTCCAGGAGGACACTCGGACATCTTATGCGCAGTTCCTTGACAATTAAAACATTTGCTAGTGTTGCTACCTTGTGATGAGACTGGAACACGATTAAATTTTCTATTAATCTTTTACCGGCCTTGAATAAGATCTAAAAGAACATAAGTATTCCAAGACGGGCTAGAGAACAAACTCAATTAAATGCTCCTCCTTTCCCGATCATCCTCAACTGATTGTGCAATCTGAATGCATCCTTCAAAAGAAAAAAATTTACTACCCGCTACTTTACATGAAATATTATAGTTCAAGCCTCGACGATACATAGAATTAATAATATCTTCATCCTAAGAAAACTCATGTTGTACTGCCAAACTATACCTATAGAACTGTGGAGTGTAATCTACAACGGACTTGATTCCTTGCACAAGATTGGTAAATTGAAGTGAAGTATGCTGTCTATAGTCTGCAAGGTTTAAATTGACGAACTGAAGGAGCTTTGTTGTCCCACCACAATTCCTCTCAATTTCGCAACAAGAAAAACCACTGTCTTATCCTCGACTAAATTGTATCACTGATAGAAGTTATCAACGGATCTCCACGAAACTCAGCAACTTCATTGTTCAGTAAGATAAGTTGTAGGTTAGGTTGAGGTTTTACACCAAGGCGGTCACTAATTAGTTTGAGGGTTGCTTGCTCATCTTGCATTTGAAAACTCAAACCCCAACTGTAACTTTAAGATTCTGTAACTTCTTATTGTTTTCCTCAATATGAGTGTCTGGACGGTTATACTTCTCCAGCATTAACCATAGTGTGAAACTAAGGGCTGTTCTGCAGTTTTCAGAAAGTTTAGGGGCTGATCTGTAGTTTTCAGAAAAATTAGCgacaattttctaaaattctGGAAGGACAGTGACTATTTTTTTGAATACAGATGCAATACACGCTGATATACGTGTATGTGagtatatattaatatatataacccTTTGACAGATTTTCTCTGGCTTTATTCTTCTCTCGTTTACTTCTTAGTGGGATGGTTGATGTTGGTTTACTCTTTTGGGTATGCTTAACAGGTGTTTGACAAAAGTTGTTGAAAAGACGCGTAGACACATATACACACAGAGGTTGGTATATATGTATTCTCTAGTGTGGATAGGGTTTGCTGATGGATGAGAGCTGGTTTTTAGGTTTATAGGTGTAATTTAGGTGATGGAAGTGGCTGAATTGGTTCTGAATACCACTGGATTGATGGGGGATGGGGCTGATTTTGGGGCAATTAGGGTTAGGGGAAGAATTCTTTGGCAAGAGATATTCAAAAAGCAACTCAATATAACtctcaaaaataataattactgCTAAATTACAATGATAAAAAGTCGTTTATTAATAATAATACAACTAAACCTGTAACATAATAATATTCTAATAAATTGGCTTTCAAAGCCTATTATACTGCTCTCAAATCTTTCTGTAGGCTTTTTGACTCGCTGTCCTGCATCATCATCTCCCTAGAGCAAATATTTTAGGATATTGGGGATGTGATGTCCCAACATGTGCTTCCATACCATGTTAGGAGGACGACGACCAAATGTGATCATGTATTATATTTTGACAGAGTGCTATATTGCAAAGACTTTTATCTACTTGTAGATAATCAATGGTGCAGAGCTTTAAATTGATCAATCACCTTCCTTACATAGTCTCCTGAATTTGTTTCTAAACTTTTCGTGTAACTTGATTATCGAGCTCTAATATTTTATGTAATTTTCAAATTTGACCTTTTTATTTTATGCTTTTGTACCCCTacagtaataatattttattctgtGCATTACAGTACAAAAATGTTAGGCCAGATTACCTGAAGAACATATGGAAAGTCATTAACTGGAAATTTGCCGGTGAAGTTTATGAAAAAGAGTGTCCAACTTGATAGAAACCACATCAACGAGAGCTGTTGGGACTTGGGAGGGATGCAGCTGTTCTGCGAAAATATTTAGTAATAAAATAACGGACTAGGATGGTTGCCATTTGTGCTGATTTGTGTGTTTCTTGTATGTACATTTCGAACTTAAAATTTCTGTTTCCCCTACTGTCTTTGTGTTTAAGAAGTACAATTGCAAGTCTTTCGGCAGTGAACATTTGCACCTTGCATCTTTTTCTGCTATGAACTTTTGCATCTGAAGTTTACTTGGGTCATACTTGTTTTTATGGGATTACAATCCTCAGACATTACCGTATtgttattttttttaaagaaattttGAAGGACTATTATCCCAGAACCCTTATAACTACAATTTAACCATCTTTCTGGTTTACTACTGCGGGACTGCAAAACCTCCTCACTAGGTATTATAATATCGTGGAAATGAACCGGAAATATGATCATCATGTAGACCTATTATGATCCTTCATAGAACAAACGAAGCCTCTAAGTTCACATGCGATGAAGATTGCACAGTTAATAGTGTGATGCACGTGGTTGCCATGGTTCATAGTTAACCGGATTGCAGTAGTTTAAGGTTAGCAATCTATGCTGTAGTTATATCAAATAATGAAGTGACGGAAGAAGAGGAAAGCCATTTGCATCGAACATACCAATGTTACTTGCATTTGTTTTAAGTGTTTTCCCCTAGACTCTCATGATT
The sequence above is drawn from the Apium graveolens cultivar Ventura chromosome 2, ASM990537v1, whole genome shotgun sequence genome and encodes:
- the LOC141706733 gene encoding superoxide dismutase [Mn], mitochondrial-like isoform X2; the protein is MALRTLVTKKSVRSGFGQIRGLQTTAFALPDLDYDYGALEPAISGEIMKLHHQKHHQTYVTNYNKALEQLDAAVSKSDSTSIAKLHTALKFNGGGHINHSIFWKNLAPATEGGGEPPKGSFGGAIDSQFGTLEALVQKMNAEGAALQGSGWVWLGLDKELKRLVVETTANQDPLVSNGANLVPLLGIDVWEHAYYLQYKNVRPDYLKNIWKVINWKFAGEVYEKECPT
- the LOC141706733 gene encoding superoxide dismutase [Mn], mitochondrial-like isoform X1 — encoded protein: MALRTLVTKKSVRSGFGQIRGLQTTAFALPDLDYDYGALEPAISGEIMKLHHQKHHQTYVTNYNKALEQLDAAVSKSDSTSIAKLHTALKFNGGGHINHSIFWKNLAPATEGGGEPPKGSFGGAIDSQFGTLEALVQKMNAEGAALQGSGWVWLGLDKELKRLVVETTANQTIFVIIACHCHNLTQITDPLVSNGANLVPLLGIDVWEHAYYLQYKNVRPDYLKNIWKVINWKFAGEVYEKECPT